One segment of Pyxidicoccus trucidator DNA contains the following:
- a CDS encoding bifunctional nuclease family protein, which translates to MKTPNRATLFVAPLSAVVLALGGLLLLPAFSSAGAVAAAVPAASSQPCITDDGDDPKACAELVELEVQDVVPLVEAQTHAVVLTTKDRDIVLPVFVDEASAVSIAFRLAERSPPQPLAQDLLDDVVKELGGKVTEVRIDDLRDNVYSGRVFLEQGKRKMTLDARPSDSIAMALTSHARIRVTRKVLTLAGISRDEIEGMQGGPGVGGSGGMDTEEGVPLPLPGMPGAPSQGQPPPLDMDLDSLPPGHPPVTPQGTGKQIEL; encoded by the coding sequence GTGAAAACGCCCAACCGCGCCACCCTCTTCGTAGCCCCCCTCTCCGCAGTGGTCCTGGCGCTGGGAGGGTTGCTGCTCCTGCCTGCCTTCAGCTCGGCAGGTGCCGTGGCCGCGGCGGTACCCGCGGCGAGTTCTCAGCCCTGCATCACCGACGATGGGGACGACCCCAAGGCCTGCGCCGAGCTCGTGGAGCTGGAGGTGCAGGACGTGGTGCCGCTGGTGGAGGCGCAGACGCACGCCGTCGTGCTGACGACGAAGGACCGCGACATCGTCCTGCCCGTCTTCGTGGACGAGGCCTCGGCGGTCTCCATCGCCTTCCGGCTGGCCGAACGCAGCCCGCCCCAGCCGCTCGCCCAGGACCTGCTGGACGACGTGGTGAAGGAGCTCGGTGGCAAAGTCACCGAGGTCCGCATCGATGACCTCCGCGACAACGTCTACTCCGGCCGCGTCTTCCTGGAGCAGGGCAAGCGCAAGATGACCCTGGACGCGCGCCCCTCGGACTCCATCGCCATGGCCCTCACCAGCCACGCCCGCATCCGCGTCACCCGCAAGGTGCTGACGCTGGCCGGCATCAGCCGCGACGAAATCGAGGGCATGCAGGGCGGCCCCGGCGTGGGTGGCAGCGGTGGCATGGACACGGAGGAGGGCGTGCCCCTGCCCCTGCCCGGCATGCCTGGCGCGCCCTCGCAGGGCCAGCCGCCGCCGCTCGACATGGACCTGGACTCGCTGCCGCCGGGCCACCCGCCCGTCACGCCCCAGGGAACGGGCAAGCAGATCGAGCTCTAG
- the pyk gene encoding pyruvate kinase, whose translation MRKAKIICTLGPASDTPEVIEGLIRAGMNVARLNFSHGTHEEHRQRVAIIRKVAKRLGTPVAILQDVQGPKIRLGRFDGGQLTVKPGQTVTVTTRAVLGQGSVIPTPIKSLVKDVVRGDDILLDDGRVRLRVMKVQGPDVTCRVEVGGLLKDKKGLNLPGSPMSVPTITRKDIDDLAFGQEVGVDYVALSFVRSAADIHKARELVKKNKTPLIAKIEKPQAVDALESIAEAADGIMVARGDLGVEMPLEQLPAIQKRMVREVNRRGGLVIVATEMLESMVSNPRPTRAEVSDVANAILDGADAVMLSGETAAGRYPIEAAATMARIVEETERGVVRHQHHSPFERSEDMGTGVAAAAVAAATQLNVDTIVAYTESGHTARLISEFRPNARIIALTPSADTVNRMALYWGVTGHQVGRVTSTDGMLKQVRKLCRDEGLCKTGTLVVVVAGVPLNVPGNTNLMSIHRV comes from the coding sequence ATGCGCAAGGCGAAGATCATCTGCACCCTCGGGCCCGCGTCGGACACACCGGAAGTCATCGAGGGCCTCATCCGCGCCGGCATGAACGTGGCGCGGCTGAACTTCTCCCACGGTACGCACGAGGAGCACCGCCAGCGGGTGGCCATCATCCGCAAGGTGGCGAAGCGCCTGGGCACGCCGGTGGCCATCCTCCAGGACGTCCAGGGGCCGAAGATCCGCCTGGGTAGGTTCGACGGCGGGCAGCTCACCGTGAAGCCCGGTCAGACGGTGACGGTGACGACGCGCGCGGTGCTGGGCCAGGGCTCGGTCATCCCCACGCCCATCAAGTCGCTGGTGAAGGACGTGGTGCGCGGGGACGACATCCTCCTGGACGACGGCCGGGTGCGGCTGCGGGTGATGAAGGTGCAGGGGCCGGATGTCACCTGCCGCGTGGAGGTCGGCGGGCTGCTGAAGGACAAGAAGGGGCTGAACCTGCCGGGCTCGCCCATGTCCGTGCCCACGATTACCCGCAAGGACATCGACGACCTGGCCTTCGGGCAGGAGGTCGGCGTGGACTACGTGGCGCTGTCCTTCGTGCGCTCCGCGGCCGACATCCACAAGGCGCGCGAGCTGGTGAAGAAGAACAAGACGCCCCTCATCGCGAAGATTGAAAAGCCCCAGGCCGTGGACGCGCTGGAGTCCATCGCCGAGGCGGCGGACGGCATCATGGTGGCGCGCGGCGACCTGGGGGTGGAGATGCCGCTCGAGCAGCTCCCCGCCATCCAGAAGCGCATGGTGCGCGAGGTGAACCGCCGGGGCGGCCTGGTCATCGTCGCCACGGAGATGCTGGAGAGCATGGTGAGCAACCCGCGCCCCACCCGCGCCGAGGTGTCGGACGTGGCCAACGCCATCCTCGACGGGGCGGACGCGGTGATGCTGTCAGGCGAGACGGCGGCGGGGCGCTACCCCATCGAGGCCGCGGCCACCATGGCGCGCATCGTCGAGGAGACGGAGCGGGGCGTGGTGCGGCACCAGCACCACTCGCCCTTCGAGCGCTCGGAGGACATGGGGACGGGCGTGGCGGCGGCGGCGGTGGCGGCGGCCACGCAGCTCAACGTCGACACGATTGTGGCCTACACGGAGAGCGGGCACACCGCGCGCCTCATCTCCGAGTTCCGGCCCAACGCGCGCATCATCGCCCTCACGCCGAGCGCGGACACGGTGAACCGGATGGCGCTCTACTGGGGCGTGACGGGGCACCAGGTGGGCCGGGTGACGTCCACGGACGGCATGCTCAAGCAGGTGCGCAAGCTGTGCCGCGATGAGGGCCTCTGCAAGACAGGCACGCTCGTGGTGGTGGTGGCCGGCGTCCCGCTCAACGTGCCTGGCAACACCAACCTCATGAGCATCCACCGGGTCTGA
- the carA gene encoding glutamine-hydrolyzing carbamoyl-phosphate synthase small subunit produces MTKKAVLALADGTTFEGRAFGAVGEMVGEVVFNTTMYGYQEVLTDPSYVGQIVTMAYPEMGNVGANPEDEEGSKVHAVGMVVRALTEQPSNWRAKESLDAYLKRNGVAGIEGLDTRRLVRHLRTHGAQMGVISSEGLSPAALVERAKTARGMEGLDLATGVSTKAPYTFTTPSPDVFTGVGEKQPEAKLHFDVVAYDYGLKKSMLHFLVDQGCRVTVVPSTTTADEVLARKPHGVFLANGPGDPAAVKGADRTVAALLGKVPVFGICLGHQIMALALGGRTYKMKFGHRGGNQPVKDLTTGKVEITAQNHGFAVDDASLKGLAVVTHINLNDGTVEGLAVPDARAFSVQYHPEASPGPHDARYLFGRFAKLMAE; encoded by the coding sequence ATGACGAAGAAGGCAGTGCTCGCGCTGGCGGATGGCACCACCTTCGAGGGCCGGGCCTTTGGCGCGGTCGGCGAGATGGTGGGCGAGGTGGTCTTCAACACGACCATGTACGGCTACCAGGAGGTCCTCACGGACCCTTCGTACGTCGGGCAGATCGTCACCATGGCGTACCCGGAGATGGGCAATGTCGGCGCCAACCCGGAGGACGAAGAGGGCTCCAAGGTCCACGCGGTGGGCATGGTGGTCCGCGCGCTGACGGAGCAGCCGTCCAACTGGCGCGCGAAGGAGTCCCTGGACGCGTACCTCAAGCGCAACGGCGTCGCCGGCATCGAGGGCCTGGACACCCGCCGCCTCGTGCGCCACCTGCGCACGCACGGCGCGCAGATGGGCGTCATCTCCAGCGAGGGGCTGTCCCCCGCCGCCCTGGTGGAGCGCGCGAAGACGGCGCGCGGCATGGAGGGGCTGGACCTGGCCACCGGCGTGTCCACGAAGGCGCCGTACACCTTCACCACGCCGTCGCCGGACGTGTTCACCGGCGTGGGTGAGAAGCAGCCCGAGGCGAAGCTCCACTTCGACGTGGTGGCGTACGACTACGGCCTGAAGAAGTCGATGCTCCACTTCCTGGTGGACCAGGGCTGCCGGGTGACGGTGGTGCCCTCCACCACCACGGCGGACGAGGTGCTGGCGCGCAAGCCGCACGGCGTCTTCCTGGCCAACGGCCCCGGGGACCCGGCCGCCGTGAAGGGCGCGGACCGCACCGTGGCGGCGCTGCTGGGCAAGGTGCCGGTGTTCGGTATCTGCCTCGGCCACCAGATCATGGCCCTGGCCCTGGGCGGCCGGACGTACAAGATGAAGTTCGGCCACCGCGGCGGAAACCAGCCCGTGAAGGATTTGACGACGGGCAAGGTGGAGATCACCGCACAGAATCACGGCTTCGCCGTGGACGACGCCAGCCTCAAGGGCCTGGCCGTCGTCACGCACATCAACCTGAATGATGGCACGGTGGAGGGCCTGGCCGTCCCGGACGCTCGGGCCTTCAGCGTGCAGTACCACCCCGAGGCCTCGCCCGGCCCGCATGACGCGCGCTATCTCTTCGGCCGGTTCGCGAAGCTGATGGCGGAGTAG